A genomic region of Caloenas nicobarica isolate bCalNic1 chromosome 9, bCalNic1.hap1, whole genome shotgun sequence contains the following coding sequences:
- the ATXN1L gene encoding ataxin-1-like, whose translation MRAGHERSQECLPPKKRELPAASTGTEAGRAGGASGEGPEWARTGGPGAAALRYGPGEAAEAVAGLTVDQYGMLYKVAVPPATFSPTGLHPVVNVSPLPPAFNVTSPVIQHPGVSYPPIHYAQIPPASLQFIGSHYAVPYAVPTGFLPSPLLSPSTNLTASHVPHFVPYASLFTEEAAPSPQTTSPTHSFSKPASAVSPPGQMQHRAGTQPLDIAPGRIPVYYQMSRLPPGYAAYETPSAGGSAESPQQDGELSSEVAAANGGQRHLEQSVRRTSEAVDSASGKAEDCLLGAAAGCAVDGQFLSGYQTLGTEVSVPAHRSTPDTDLEVQRVVGVLASQDYHVLATQRKDDPSPLNLCHNIADQQGESRDPLRNAAERATADKSQSRSPCVTSPEEPVRQKQLTKGTVIANGKPVRFPVGSEPTRSSSSEALVGRGLDAPARENVLEKDLAPLQPPSSSHLPSHFMKGAIIQLATGELKRVEDLQTQDFVRSAEVSGGLKIDSSTVVDIQESQWPGLVTLHFVVGEQQSKVSIDVPPEHPFFVYGQGWSSCSPGRTAQLFALPCHRLQVGDVCISISLQSMNGSSASQANHPLTDQLVSTRERSERMAQGSREPSDRAAERKSHTDRDSAAQGSRAEPSQPEAQHSWTAPGFQRYSAQAEEPRPSLPRPSFIPQEVKLSIEGRSNAGK comes from the coding sequence ATGAGAGCGGGACACGAGCGGAGCCAGGAGTGCCTCCCGCCCAAGAAGCGGGAGCTTCCCGCCGCCAGCACCGGCACCGAGGCGGGACGGGCGGGGGGCGCCTCGGGCGAGGGCCCCGAGTGGGCCCGCACCGGCGGGCCGGGAGCTGCCGCCCTGCGCTACGGCCCTGGCGAGGCTGCGGAAGCGGTGGCGGGGCTGACCGTGGACCAGTACGGGATGCTCTACAAAGTGGCGGTGCCACCCGCCACCTTCTCCCCCACGGGTCTGCACCCCGTGGTGAACGTGAGCCCCCTGCCCCCTGCCTTCAACGTGACCTCGCCAGTGATCCAGCACCCGGGGGTGTCCTACCCCCCCATCCACTACGCGCAGATCCCCCCAGCGTCCCTGCAGTTCATCGGCTCGCATTATGCGGTGCCCTACGCTGTCCCGACAGGCTTCCTGCCTAGTCCACTCCTGTCACCTTCCACAAACCTCACGGCCTCCCACGTCCCCCACTTTGTGCCATATGCCTCTCTCTTCACGGAAGAAGCcgctccttccccccagactACCTCTCCTACCCACAGCTTCAGCAAACCTGCTTCTGCAGTCTCTCCTCCTGGCCAGATGCAGCACCGCGCTGGGACCCAGCCATTAGATATTGCACCAGGTAGAATTCCTGTTTATTACCAGATGTCCCGCCTCCCACCAGGGTATGCAGCGTATGAGACACCTTCAGCAGGTGGAAGCGCAGAGTCCCCTCAGCAAGACGGTGAGCTGAGTTCAGAGGTTGCTGCTGCCAATGGTGGACAGAGGCACCTGGAGCAGAGTGTGAGGAGGACCAGCGAGGCTGTGGACTCTGCCAGTGGTAAAGCTGAAGACTGtctgctgggggctgcagcgggATGTGCAGTCGATGGACAGTTCCTTTCAGGTTACCAGACGTTGGGAACAGAGGTCTCTGTGCCAGCTCACAGAAGCACCCCAGACACTGATCTGGAGGTTCAGAGAGTGGTGGGGGTGTTGGCATCTCAGGATTATCACGTTCTGGCAACCCAGAGGAAGGACGACCCGAGCCCTTTAAACCTTTGCCATAATATCGCTGATCAGCAGGGGGAGTCAAGGGACCCGCTGAGGAACGCGGCGGAAAGGGCCACTGCTGACAAgagccagagcaggagcccGTGTGTGACGTCCCCTGAAGAGCCGGTTAGACAGAAACAGTTAACCAAAGGAACGGTGATAGCCAACGGCAAGCCGGTGCGGTTCCCTGTCGGGTCTGAGCCCACCAGGTCTTCCAGTTCAGAAGCCCTGGTAGGGCGCGGCCTGGACGCACCAGCTCGAGAAAACGTGCTCGAAAAGGACCTGGCCCCGCTGCAGCCACCCAGCTCCTCGCACTTGCCCTCCCACTTCATGAAAGGAGCCATCATCCAGCTGGCCACAGGGGAGCTGAAACGGGTTGAGGACCTGCAGACTCAAGACTTTGTTCGCAGCGCGGAGGTGAGCGGGGGCCTGAAGATCGACTCCAGCACCGTGGTGGATATTCAGGAAAGCCAGTGGCCAGGGCTTGTCACGCTGCATTTTGTGGTTGGGGAGCAACAAAGTAAAGTGAGCATCGATGTGCCCCCGGAGCATCCCTTCTTTGTGTATGGCCAGGGCTGGTCCTCCTGCAGCCCGGGGCGGACTGCTCAGCTCTTTGCTTTGCCCTgtcacaggctgcaggtgggcGATGTCTGCATATCAATCAGTTTACAGAGCATGAACGGCAGCTCCGCTTCTCAGGCTAACCACCCTCTCACAGATCAGTTGGTGTCTACTAGGGAGAGATCTGAAAGAATGGCTCAGGGGTCCAGAGAACCGTCTGACAGAGCTGCTGAGAGGAAGAGCCACACAGACAGGGACAGCGCAGCCCAGGGCTCTCGTGCAGAGCCCTCCCAGCCTGAGGCTCAGCACAGCTGGACAGCCCCAGGCTTCCAAAGATACAGTGCGCAGGCAGAGGAGCCACGGCCCTCCCTGCCCCGTCCCTCCTTCATTCCCCAGGAGGTCAAGCTCTCTATCGAAGGGCGTTCTAACGCAGGAAAGTGA
- the LOC135991862 gene encoding basic proline-rich protein-like: MGAPKGLPDPRCRPPPHLHREQREPHGESPEPRPPERTRHRARALGRGCGPGDGGRPSPVAGLTPGPRAPPAPWPAGPPGAQRSPRLTRHRPAPPRPPSPGAAAAASGPAPPRAAAHGDDATPRAAEVPHPPAGGVTPAVTSQAAGGAGCHGNQPRPPRGAAPAELPGRVLVQNRPGRPRRDALPRAGRWRKPGRNGEGCGDTARDEPPPAAEGRARSPGALRVMRPRQRGGPGAVPGPRCGSGGCGSRGIPDRAASTRPAAPHPGVCCTALQAAPSARAPLQARSFLELTGCRGGERSWEAQRAAARSAARSASRPETPLRTGRAAAPRAPEGPFGVPEPELCRGCCRHCSASPRTWSQNNLPAHFPRQAPRAVPAAAALPAESRAAVSRGHDAVPAVTARRFRGAGNRGSRAPSLPLRSAGGAGSPHGPGTPAPRPPARPQRGTAPRLTSSVTASVLTHRSSRARPRGRRYRPAALLPAPPPPRRRSQPVEAWRLRGACRPADPSACGTGPVSGAAASPPGPPRRSPPARSPAPPLPSPCRRPGWVSAAAAREVPAAQAPRTVAAPARRWPRPGCGAAAAFPAYGGRPVPCCGLRCAARLGPPARGRRPSPAQARPDSARSGRPRRQRQRVRASARGPGALPAGPALPPARGAGASPGGFTGPVSSERRDRPGWALALQEQLGCLRASPSVLYGLCCTAAHSVGVSYRECLPVVLRLRGF; this comes from the exons ATGGGGGCGCCCAAGGGGCTCCCGGATCCCCGCTGCCGGCCGCCGCCTCACCTGCACCGGGAACAGAGGGAGCC GCACGGAGAGAGCCCCGAGCCCCGACCCCCCGAGCGAACAAGGCATCGCGCCCGAGCCCTAGGCCGGGGCTGCGGCCCCGGGGACGGCGGCCGCCCGAGCCCGGTTGCCGGCCTCACCCCCGGCCCCAGAGCCCCGCCCGCGCCCTGGCCCGCGGGCCCGCCCGGCGCGCAGCGCAGCCCGCGGCTCACCCGCCATCGCCCGGCTCCTCCGCGACCCCCAtcgcccggcgccgccgcggccgcctccggcccggcccctccccGCGCCGCGGCGCACGGCGATGACGCCACACCCCGCGCGGCGGAAGTGCCTCACCCGCCGGCAGGCGGCGTGACGCCTGCGGTGACATCGCAGGCAGCGGGTGGCGCCGGTTGTCATGGCAACCAGCCAcgcccgccccgcggggccgccccggcggAGCTCCCGGGCCGGGTCCTGGTCCAGAACCGGCCGGGAAGGCCGCGGCGGGACGCGCTCCCGCGGGCAGGGCGGTGGAGGAAGCCGGGGAGGAACGGCGagggctgcggggacacggcgCGGGACGAGCCGCCTCCTGCCGCTGAGGGGCGGGCCCGGTCCCCGGGCGCTCTGCGCGTCATGAGGCCGCGGCAGCGCGGGGGTCCGGGCGCCGTGCCCGGTCCCCGCTGCGGGAGCGGGGGTTGCGGGTCCCGAGGGATCCCTGACCGCGCGGCCTCCACGCGGCCTGCCGCTCCGCACCCCGGCGTGTGCTGCACTGCGCTGCAGGCAGCCCCGTCTGCCCGCGCGCCCCTCCAAGCGCGCAGCTTCTTGGAGTTGACTGGTTGCCGAGGTGGTGAAAGGTCCTGGGAAGCGCAGAGAGCGGCTGCCCGGAGCgcggcccgctctgcatcccGTCCCGAGACCCCGCTCCGGACGGGCCGAGCAGCCGCTCCGCGCGCTCCCGAGGGGCCGTTTGGTGTCCCCGAGCCCGAGCTCTGCCGGGGCTGCTGCCGCCACTGCTCGGCCTCCCCCCGGACCTGGTCTCAGAATAATCTCCCCGCACATTTCCCACGCCAGGCGCCCCGCGCCGTgcccgctgccgccgcgctACCGGCGGAGAGCCGAGCCGCGGTGTCGAGAGGGCACGACGCTGTCCCCGCGGTCACCGCTCGGCGCTTCAGGGGCGCGGGAAATCGCGGGTCGAGAGCGCCCTCCCTGCCGCTCCGCTcagcgggcggggcgggcagccCGCACGGCCCCGGAACCCCGGCACCccggccgcccgcccggccTCAGCGGGGGACCGCCCCGCGCCTGACGTCATCAGTGACTGCCTCGGTGCTTACGCACCGCTCCTCGCGAGCCCGGCCTCGCGG ccgccggtaccgccccgccgccctgctgcccgcgccgccgccgccgcgccgccgctcGCAGCCGGTAGAGGcctggaggctgaggggagCGTGCCGGCCTGCGGATCCCTCCGCCTGCG GGACCGGCCCGGTGAGTGGGGCAGCGGCGtccccgcccggcccgccgcggCGTTcgccgcccgcccgctcccccgctcccccgctcccctccccgtGCCGTCGGCCGGGCTGGGTCTCCGCTGCTGCGGCCCGTGAGGTGCCGGCCGCCCAGGCCCCGCGTACCGtggctgcccctgcccgccggTGGCCGCGGCCGGGAtgcggggccgccgcggccTTTCCTGCCTACGGGGGCCGCCCGGTGCCCTGCTGCGGGCTCCGCTGCGCGGCTCGTCTCGGGCCGCCTGCCCGCGGCCGGaggcccagcccggcccaggCCCGTCCGGACTCTGCCCGCtccgggcggccccgccggcagCGCCAGCGCGTCCGCGCCTCGgcccgcggccccggggcgctgccggcggggcccgcgctgccccccgcccGGGGCGCGGGTGCCTCGCCCGGCGGTTTCACGGGTCCCGTCAGCTCGGAGCGCCGTGACCGCCCGGGCTGGGCCCTGgcgctgcaggagcagctcgGCTGTTTGCGTGCCTCTCCTTCGGTGCTTTATGGCttgtgctgcacagctgctcACAGCGTTGGCGTCTCATACCGAGAGTGTTTGCCCGTTGTCTTACGGTTGCGTGGAttttaa